In the genome of Brachypodium distachyon strain Bd21 chromosome 3, Brachypodium_distachyon_v3.0, whole genome shotgun sequence, the window tatttttattcctCATTAGACTAGAAAAGGAGAAGGCCTTTTTAGGAAAAGGCAACTGGAGGCAGTCTGGAGCAAAGGATGACCATCCAAGCATCACAAAAGGTGATCAGGTTTGTAAGTATTAAAAGTGCTACAGGATTAACCTGTTAATACTCTAATCGAATAACCTCAAATGAGCTACTCTTTAAAAATTCTTGCTTCATACCatgtatggaaatcaatccacaGCAGGAGAGCCTTTTGAATTTGTGTTACATCAACAAAAAGGTATATGACACAATATATGGCTGTTCCCTGGTCTTGCATTAATCTAATGCTAGGTGCCTATCTATCCATCAAATATAACTCTGGTCATAAAAGGATAGAAATTTGCACATATAAAAGACATGCCACAAGCTCgaagtaatttatttattttgacttAAACCTGCTCGAAGTAATtttgcaacagaaaaaaatGACCTTTCCTATCAATTAACTTTACCTAGAGGTTTTTCTAATATGTGGGTTGCAAGACTTGCATGCTAGCTATCATTCTCCACCAATTTAAATTGTGACTGTTTTGTGGCAGATTTTTTAATTCGGATGGACAAGTGATGCCACATATATACATGACATTTCATATATTCACTCCCTTTTTCATCCCTGGGTTATGAACTTGCACATTCTGTGAAATTAAATATTTGGTACATAGGAACAAACAGCCACATTGATTACTTCATAGAACTGTTAAGAATAGTCTTTGTTTGCATGTTGTTCATATGTAAGTATTGATTCACACATTTTCTATACGGAAACAAGAATATAAGTGATTTAGTAGCTTTCGTTTTTTTATGGCAAAGGAAACGGATAGAAGGGTTGCGCCTTTCTGGATAGAATATGGCACAACACATCTGATTTATCAAGAGGTACACTACATTGGTTTTGCAAATTCTATGTGTACAGTAAATTCAGTAAGGTAAATTTACTGTTTTGAAACCTACTTTTGCAAGTGTCTCTTATTGACTGATCCAGTGTCATATACCATGTGGCTGATTTACAGATTACACTATGTTCCTTATTAAACTGATCAATCTTATGAAGTAGATAGGTTCaaatgttgtactccctccgtccaacaaaagatgtctcaagtttgttaaaatttggatgtatctagacatgacttagtgtatagatgcattcaaatttagtcaaagttgagacaccctttgttggacggagggagtatcattactttcaggccacaacacaatttttgttttcggTTATCTATATATCTATAAGTGATCCTACTATGATTTAGTTAGTGTAAACTAAATTGAAAGAAATTTTGTTTGAATCCTTTGTTTCAGAACATTATATAAGTAAAGGCGAATTAGTACTCATTACGAAGGTGATGACTCCTCTCTCCTGCCATGACAACAAATTTTAGCTATGATTTAGAAAACTGTGTGGCAACGGTACTCTTGCAGTCCTTCTATGTTGAATTGCACCACTGGAAAATATCTAGCATTAGCCATTTTTAGTTTGTAATTCAACTTCATATGTACATATGAAACTGAAGTAAAGACAAGATTTGGTTTGAACGAAGCACAACTCATTTATGGATAAACACTACGCAATATAATTTAAAGATGTAGTTTTAGTATATACGGTGAGCTCTCTCACATTGGAGCTTCTAATAAATGACCTGCTCCATTCGTCCATGTGTTGCAGACCCGAGTATTGCAAGTATTACCGTGCCTTATTTTGCAAATTGTATCCAACACATCTAAATCAAGAAAGATATGTTAAAATAGATAAACTAATTAAGACGTGACCGGTTATTTTACTGATGACATGACACCTGCAAAAAAAGTTCCATTTCATAAAGTATTCCACCTGATGGCTTTCACAAAATTGTATTCTTTTGTAAGACATTATCTTGGTTTTTAACACGCTGTTCTAGTTAGACCAAAGAGCACGTAAAACTTGCTCTTGCTCTTTAGTTACAATTGTAAGCATGTCCATCAATTGGACTGAATCGTTTGAATGGTACTAGTTCTGGACTACAATTTGCACTCTGCAGATAACGGCTAGACTGGCACATCGCAATTCGTGAAGTATTTCGACGCGAGGGGTGTGAGGGGCCACCTGTCAGAATGGAGGATATCCTTGATAAGCTGCACGACGGGGTCGATGTCGCCGAGGATTTCCGCCTGCGCGGCCCTCCAGGGCGGCAGGGACTCCGGGTCGGGCAGCATCGACgcaggcggccgcggccgcgcgggGGGAGGGGGCTCGTCGGCGGTGGGCGAGGatgagaggaggcggcggcgagacaGGGCCGGCACCGAGCACGGCGCCAGGCGGGCGCGGAGGAGAAGCGGGGCGGCAGCgcgggcgagggcgagggcCGCTGCCAGCGCCATGCGCGGGGTGGATGGGTGTGGAAGGGAGGGGAGacagggagggaggggagagCGCGGTGTTCACTTCTGCAGGAACTCACAAGTGCTGAACTGAAGCGAAGGCTACGGACGGaacagcttttttttttatagggGGGCGGACGGAACAGCTGGACTGCTGGAGTACGCGGTATAGATGGCCATCGAGCCGGGCCATTGAAAAAGCCCGAAGGCCCGGCACGGcctgtttaatttttttcattttccctATACCGGGCCTCCAGCAGATGGGCCTGAGCCTCTttcatccttttcttttactttttttagTATCTTCTCTTGCTGGGCTGAGCCCAATTagcattttctttccttcttttttttctccttgttgGGCTGGGTCCGGTAGtcgtttattttttgtttttctcctttctccttGCAGGGCTGGACCGGGGCTGGGAGATTTGACAGGCCCTGTCGGGATTAAACGGGCCGGGCCTCATGCCGTGCATGGGGCGGGAGGACACGTTTTGGGGATAGCCAGGCCCGGCCCTTATATAACTGGGCTTGAAGGGGCCGAGCTAGGCCCGTTTATCTTGGGCCTGGCCGGACTGGCCCGTTTTGGCCATCTGTAGTATGCGGGCGCGAGCTACATTCGCCGGACAGTTTCTTCAGGGCCTTTTTTAACTGCAGGCTTGAGAAAACGTAAAACATATAAATAGCGCATTTCAACCATATGTTTTCCTATTGCAATTAAATTACTCACTCCATCCGAAAATAAATGGTTTGGAtttgttatactccctccatctgaAAATAAATGACTTCGATTCGTACAAAACTAAAAATAGGAAATATATGGTTGAAATGTATGGCACAGAGGTCAAAGGATTTTGTCAACTCTGTTCCTATGACCCAAAAGTTTTTCCAGGAAAGAATGATCAAAATCTTATAATATTCTTTTAAAAACCATATAATTTGATTTTGATATATCTAAGTTGATTTTAGTTAGGGATAAGTTGATTCCTAGTTGATTTTAGTTAGGGATCTGATCCTCACCATGGAGAACAACAAGGCCAGGCTCCCCATCCACATACTAAAGATCATTGATCCGCCAAACTGAAGACAAATGTAGCTTATTCCTGAATATGATGCCTTTTTCAAAACATTTGTATGCAATGTACTGTTAGGTTGCCGGATGTGAATTACTTTAAGATGATGTACTCGTACTACTTTGATTCCGTATTGTCAATGCAACAGTGCTTATTCCCCAATTAGTATGCACAGCTACATAGTTTCCCCAATTAGTATGTACTCTGGTACATATGTTCTGATCTACCTACATCTAAATTTGTACCCTTAATCGTCACGATGAAATCAAATGCACACAACATCAAAACTTCATACGTCCAACCGATTAGCACACAACATCAAAACTTCATGACGCAACAAACAGCCTTCTAGACCCATTGAAACCAGGTTTTATGTTCTCATTGGCCGTCAAGTACTTGCGTTCTCATGTACCATCAGAAAAAAACCTGACATTCTACCAGCAAGAATTTTTTGCATCCATATACATCATAGTAACTTATATTCAATTATTTCAAATTTCAGTACACCTTAAGTGAGAGCCCTGGGTCAGAAGTACTTCTGAAACACCTTAATTGTACGACAAGTACTTCTGTTCCAGAAGTGCTTCTGGAACAGAGTACTTCTGTTCCAGAATTGCTTGTACGATAAATTTCATTTAGCAACTGGACATCCATGGAATGCCACGAACCACCAACTGCCATCAACTAAATTTCATTATAGATAACATAGAAATTGTTATGGTCCACATCACAACCAACTACTGCCATCTTAACATAGTTTATTACACCTACATTAAAATGCTCATCATTACAGTCATAACCAACTTCAAATTAAGTTGCACACAGCACGCATGCTGATGAATGTACAATATTCATCCGACTTTCTAAAATAACTAAATCGTTCTACCGCCTTCGCTAATTGAAGTATTGCTTGCAACCGTACTGTACATCGTTTTGGACACAATGCGCCTTTCGTACACCCTTTTGTACTCCTTCACTTTAATTGGATAATCTACATCAAAAATGATGAACATAAGAATTTAACAATTTTACAGTACAACAAAAACAGTACTTCAATTAATATGACTTATTCAGACCTGATTCATCTTTCTCTCCCATACAACATTCAGATCCGATCTCCACTGGCTCTACATCTTGCACGTTCTGACCAAATTTCACTGCATCCTTTTCTTTGCCTACATTTTTGACAACCATGTAAGTACAGTCACAAATGCTGAAGACATATATATGTTCAAATGCAATACCATACATTGTGGTGTCTCATCAAAGATAGGAGCGTGGGGTGCTTGCACATTGTGCCATGGAGTCATACATAAACTGTTAAGTATGTCATTCACATTTCCTGAATGGGTACTTTCCGATCCTACACTCAATTCGTGGGCAGCATCAGATTCCTTTTCTCTAAGCTCTCCTGTTCCAAACATCACCCATCATAGTACATCATGCATCAAATTAATCAttcatgaaaaacaaaaatatatgtttGATAAATACCCTCAACTGCCGAGTGTTTTGGATCAACAAGTGCTGACCCGACATGTACAGATGGTTCTTGCTGTTCTTCGTGCTGTTGTTCTGCAAGCAAAGATATATGTCAGCTATCAATCATGCATGATCACCTTATGTATTCCATATGAAAACATAATCACCTGAAGTATGCTCATGTACAGATGGTACTTCCTGTGCTTCATCACAACGGATCTGTGCATCAGCTTCAAGATCTTTCAATACGTCATCAATAATCACGTCCACATTCCTGCTTTGACCTATAATCCATAGGTACATATAAAACATGTGGTATGTACCAACTAGTACAAATTCTGTCATATCCCAAATACTGAGCACTTAAAATGTACCCGCCTCACAATTATTGTTCTGACTGTGCTCAGCATTGTCTAATAAAGAATCAACAAAAGATCTTCTCTCACAATTGTATTCCATGTTTATGACAATAAACTAATGCCCATATGTTATTGAAATGCTTACTTCTTTCAACATCATGGTGGACatcttcttctgtctccttcTGTACACTCAATTGTGTTAGACATTGACCCCTGCATAATTAACAGGGGGCAAAGAAATAATTGCTCCCATTGAATTAACATTGACCCCATGCTTAAGGCaaagaaataaacaaacatGTGTATGGTACCAACCTCCTGGCAACCATTTTCCCCCTCCTTTTTCGCGCAGGAACTGCGAGCACTCCTAGAGGTCTAGCGCATGACTCTTTCAGTAGACCAAGTGCTTCTGCAACCATAATCTTTATGGAAGAATGTATATCTACATTGTTATCTTCATGACCCATAGTACCTCCagctgaaaaaaaaggatcatATCTAATGTCTTCATATGAATCAAAATGACAAACATCAAACACGTCGAAATTGGAAGTACATACCTGTCGTTTCAGCATTTCTTGTATCTTCTGTTCGAACATCTCGAATTGCAGAATGCCCATGTACTGCTGAAATTTTGGGTACGGCATAGTTAATTCTATGTAACATGAGCTACATTGACCTATTAACGGAAACTAACCTTCCTCAACATCTACTCGTGTGTCATCTCCTGGCCGTGTACTCTTGCATCTGCAAATAACAAACTCTTTAATATTAATCTGCCTTACAGAACATAAGAATCAAGCATTGAATGGTACGAGCCATACCTTTTAGAGGATTGGCTTCCAGAGTTCCTCGGAACTAACATAACATATGAATTATTTTCAGTAAGGAAAACAACAAACAGGAGTACCAACGTTAATATAAAATTCATTACCTTCTGCCCCTCTTTTGTCTCCAACTTGACTCATGTTGCTGTCCTCTGGAATATTATCATCATTTAGAGATGCTTGTACTGTCAATTTTGTTCCATTGTAAGTACATTTACGTACATCTGGTACATTAGAACCGAAAATTGTAATATATAGCCACATAGCTTCTTAATTACCTTCCGACCTGTCCTTGCTAACTCGTGGTACTACATTAGGCTTCTTGAACAGAGGATTGCCTATGAGAACATGAATTGAAACAATTGAGTTACAAAATTCAAGTAATGGCGCCTGTTATGTAGTCATTTAGAAGCCAAGCAACCCAACCACGTTCCTTAACAAACAGAAGCAACATGACATCCATTCACCATAAAGATAACACAAATACATACCTTCCATCCCAGGTACTTGCGATCTTATCTCCTCATCAGACTCATCCGGCCAACTCTCGTTCTGCATATGGTCCGCTATCCGGTAAAGAAGAAGGTCCTTTCTCTTCTTAAGCTCTCGCTTAAGGACTTCAACAAGGTACACATCATCTGCATGCTGATCTTCAATGACCTTCATCAAAGCAGTATAACTCTTCTGCTTTCTAGTTTGCCTATCACTCTTGTACTTCCCTTTGTTAAGCTTTCTTGATGGACTTGCAACGACTTTATCTTTGTCTTCAACGTTCCTCTATAACAGATCAGACACATATGAGCAAAACGAACTATTCATTCATGGTAGTTACCATACTGATAAAAAGTACAAATGTTTCAACAAATACCTTGCAGTTACCATACCACTGGCTCAAATCAGCATTATGAGATTTCTTGTCCATACTGATAAGCATATCCAGCTTTGATTTGCCATAAACCTTTATTCTTGGTAATACATTGGCCGGTGCTTTGTGAACACCAAAGTCGATGCTAtctaaataaaatatatgtacATAGAAATGTTTTATTACCGCTAAATCGAAGCTGCCATAATAGATATCATTCAGACCTGTGTACTATCATGTACTATCGAAACTAACCTGAGGTACAATGACGCAGCCCCCAACTATGCATGTCGAGTATCCACTTGTCTTCATTTCTTTGACCTTCCTGGCAACAATGCCAAGAATGTCAAGCACACACCTTGCATAATTCACTTCTTTCAATTTCGCAACGCTGCTCATGTACGGAAGTAAATATGTCGGCATTCTGGGATCGCGATCTCTGCAGTCAAGCAGAAAAGCGAAACACACAAGGACAACTGCTATTTGGAAAGCTTCTTGCTCCTGCCTTGTGCTATGCTCATCAATTTTCCTCTCGACGACATGACAAACATTAGGAGTTGTAAGGTCATTCACTCCTAATGCCCTGCAAACTTCTTCCATCATATCATCAGCAACGTCCTTGTCTACTACTGAAATATGTTTGCCTTCCGATTGCACGCCAATGATGTTATGAACATCTGATGCTGACATGGGTGCTGTAGTACCGTCAGGGTATTCAAATTCAAACTGATCACCATCTGCATCGGTTGAATTCAACACGAAAAGAGAGAACTGCCGATTCCATTTGTGTTTTGGTATTTCTGACAGTCCGTCAAATGAGATATCTTTCATCAACCCTAGCTTGAAATTATCAAATTTGGAGAACATCTCATGCAGAAGGTGTGGCTTGTGACAACTAAAAAGTTTAGGATTCCAAATGTTAACAGAATGTACAGGAAGGCTGCGTCCTGTACCCCCACGCGCTCTTCCTCGTTTAACTGTTGAAGATGATGCCATCTGTAgcaaaacaagtaatatggCGTCACTTAAAAAGATACATAAATCAGGGGCAATTTTTTGCAACCAATTATTGACACATCCAAAGTTGCTTTTATAGACAAACATAGCTAAAACAGAAACATAATAAGTACATTGCAGTTACCATAATTGTTACCATTCATAGGTGCCATAAGTATTTATTCAAGCATGTAAATGCTATCAAACCCCTAAGGTACAGATGTCTACACATCTGTACCTTAGTGGTTTGATAGCATTTACATGCTTGAATAGGTACAAAATATTTAAGTACCAATGGGTACAACTTCAAACATTCTATAGAACTGCAATATTTAGTTTGACCTAATAAAGCAGGACTACGAACTAAAATCAATGTACCTAATAATACTTAGTACAGATCTCTATTTGGATGAACCAATAAACACAAGTGGCATCGCACAATGGAACATGAAGTTAAGTTCTAGAACAAAATCTAGTTAAACCTAACAAAATTCGGGTACGGATCAAATGGAATCGATTTCAACAGTCCTGCCATACAGATCTAGGATATGAcgaaagaagagaggagagttTGAGAAGAAGCGAGATATTACATCAAGTTCAGGGAAAGATTGCGCCGCATCCAAAGAAACAAGGTTCTACTAGTTCGAAACACAATTAAAAACCAATCTACCTACAAGAAATTCGAAATCTACATCAGGCTTGCTAGTACAGTACCTGCTTGtagccttcttcttcgcgGGGCTTCGGATCCTCGGTGAGCAGGCACAAGGACTAAATCGCCTCCGCCGCTCAATAGCCCATCGATTACTCTGGCTTCCTCGTCGGGCAACTTTGTGAGAGCGTAGGCCTGCGGCTCTAAATCGAGGAAGAAAACCTAGGAAAGATATTAGGGAAGAAGCTATAGGGGACGGACCCACGTACAGTAATAACTGAATCACATATAAAAGCACATGTGTCATACACATAATAAAAATCATTGGTACCCTATTAACTAACAATATTTATTTGTACCACCCTTCCATGAAAATAGGTACTTaattagtacttcctccgatccataataagtacAAAGTTTGTACTAATTTCGTACAAAAtgagcgacacttattatgtacTACAAAATGAGCGACACTAATTATGgctcggagggagtacaaaagtAATTAGCACAGTTGCCTCCTGGGACCACAGAAACCTAACTAATAACAAAACTTAGTGTGCACTGAGAACTCACTGGTATGATTCCATACCGTCAATGGAAGATACTATGATGTGCCTGAATCTACATATTTTTTGATGTACCCTCAGGTACATATGACATGATGTACCCGAAAGTACATCAGCTTATGATGTACCCTCAAGTACATGAAAGTTTGGTGCCCTAGAAGTGCAGTACAACCATGAGCCTAAATTGAGAAAACAGAAATTGGTAACATATTTAAGGATCACGTACGAACAATTATGGTTCAAATTAAATCCTAACATTATCCAACAAGTACCATCACCTATAGGTACCTtcaaaaaattacaaacatAAGTCCTTAATCGAACAAGTACCATCACCTACAGGTACCTTCAAATTATTACAAACATAAGTCCAACGGTAACAAAGTACCCTACTATACAGGTACTTTGAACCGGCTAATACAACCATAACAAGTACACTTTATTTCGAAACTCTGGTGTACATCATTCTATGTAGTACTCGCGCCATCATCCTTCTTCGCAACTCTGGTGTACATCTTACTCGATAAATTACGCCTTCCGTACACCTTCAAATCTTCATGTTCAACCAAGCAATCTGAATGCATAATAAAGTTTATGAGTCAAGATTACGAGTAGAAACCTTCAGGTTCACAATGTAACTAAATTAGTATTGTTAGCCAAGATTATGAGTCCAAACTTGTAGCATCTTTGTCTACAAAGTACCGATCTGGTTCAGCGTCCACAGTGACTTCATGCACAGCTCTCTGACCTAAATTCCTCGCATCCTCTACTTCCACTACATTTCACAAACTCCGTAAGTACAAAAAACTAACGCTACAAACATATGGATGAGTACGAAATCATACGTTCTGGTGTCTCATGAAATATAGTAGCTTCAGGGTCTTGAAGATCAGAAAGTCCGTCAAATGCACCTTAAGAAAAAATTCTTGTTATTACACAAAACTAAAGAGAAGAACTGCACTACATTACCGATCAAATTTAACAACTATACCTCCAAATGTATGGTCACCTGGCGGAGTCATTAAGAAACTGATAACTAAATCATTAACATTGCCTGAATTTGTACTTTCAGATCCTCCAGTACCAGGTTGCACAACATTCGATTCCGTCTCGACATGGTGTTCTGACGCAACAACCAACCATCATACTCAATCATGCAGGCAACTTTTCATTATCCTAAACAAAATACAACAATTATTTCGTAGCACAAATACCTTCAACCAATGTTTGTTCCGTATTAACAATTGGCGATTCCACATGCACGGAGGGTACTCTCTGTACTTGAGAATTTTCTTCTGCAACTGAAAATAACAATCAGGGGTGAATCATGCATCCTTCTATACTGGTCAATAAAACACCATTGCATACTCAGGTACTTCATGAGCTAAGGAGTTTATTTCAAGTGACACATCAATGTTATACTGCCTGCCAACTAGTACAAATTATGTGCCATCAGAAAAATTTATTTGCACATGCACATCTGCATAATGTACTGCTATAACAGGAAATGTACGTGCGTGAAAATTCTAGTTGTTAATGCAAGTCAGCATTATGTAATGAAAACTGAACAAAACATGTTCTCAAACATTTGTACATCacctcaacaaaaaaaaaagtgatgaACATATGTTATTCGATTACCCACTTGATTCAACTGCAACAGCAGTGTTCGACACCGATCCAACAGCATCAGGATGGACAACCTTTTCTTCATCATTTCCCTTGGTACATTGTTCACGGCGCAAACACCTACATTAATTGTACTAACACATCAAAGACAGGTACAACTGCAATCGAAAACAACTCATGGAACTACCACTAACCTCCTCGCAAGTTTTTTAATCCTTTTTCTTGCAGCAGGTGGAATTCCTTCATGTACAATTTTACCTGCATCTGATAACAAAACAGGATCCACATTTTATTACTGCGGACGACGAAATGTCACAAACTTAAATTAGCATCCAACTATGTGCTGATGACAAATACGTACTATCCGTTTAAACATTTCTCATTTCTGTTATTTCAACCTCTGTAGTTGTCGAATGCCTTTGTCGTGCTGCAATTTCATGTACACCAAGCTTAATTTAATGTATTGTGAGGTACATTAAAATATCAAGTGGAACTAACCTTCCACTACATTTCTTCCACAACCTGTGGGTCCCTCTTCTTTTGCTCCGGTACTCTTGCATCTAAAAATCAAAAACTTTCTCATTTTAGCTACAACAAATGTAAATCATTACATAAGTAAGATGAATGCAAATCTGTGTACCATACCTTTCTGAGGAATGGCTTCCTGAGTTCCTCGGATCTAACATAAGACATGTAATTATTTTAGTACCCTTAACACTAAACTGTGAACCATTTTACTTATATAAATCATTACCTTCTGCGGCTCTCTTGTCTCCAACTTGGCTCATGTTGCTGTCCTGCCTAATATTATCATCATTTCCAGATGCTCGTACTGTAATTTCAGTACAAATTTTAATACATGTCAGTTGCTATGCTAAATTAGGACATCCTTCTGGAATACATGGACAGAAATGAACTTCAGTACCTTCGGACACTTCCTTTTTAACTTCCGTTGACAGTTGCCAAACACCAGTTTGTGGTAGTCTACTAGGCCTATTAACCGGAGGATTACCTATACAAACAGGATCTTAACTTATTTGTTACACGATTGAAGTTATTGAACAACGTTACCTACTTATGTACAAGACAAGTTACCTGATGTCGCATCATCATGAAACGACTGTTGTGCTGCGTCCCCAGCTGATTACAAACAGATTAACATGATTGTTTTAGACAAAATCGAAGACATAACAGCTCGGTTTAGAATAAAGAACAAAAGCAGTACATACCTTCCTGCCCATGTCCTTCAGATGTCGTATCTTCACCACATTCATCGGAAGAAGTCTCGTTCATCATATGCTCTCCAAttcgacgaagaagaaggttCTTCCTTTTCTGAAGTTCTTTTCTGAGGTCTTCAACAA includes:
- the LOC100827498 gene encoding protein DCL homolog, chloroplastic, whose product is MALAAALALARAAAPLLLRARLAPCSVPALSRRRLLSSSPTADEPPPPARPRPPASMLPDPESLPPWRAAQAEILGDIDPVVQLIKDILHSDRYADGESLGPNDEAIIVEKLLTYHPRAEDKIGCGLDAIMVDRHPQFRKSRCLFVVRTDGVWIDFSYQKCLREYIRKKYPSHGERFIREHFKRT
- the LOC106866558 gene encoding uncharacterized protein LOC106866558 isoform X1, with the protein product MPHQSIRSPAAAVHWAVDMMFKLIWREDKHAALPISFTGLHVYAHKREDQLDLLSCHINWSGRRLLLFIGQSATISRLEKEKAFLGKGNWRQSGAKDDHPSITKGDQETDRRVAPFWIEYGTTHLIYQEVHYIGFANSMCTVNSVRAGPGLGDLTGPVGIKRAGPHAVHGAGGHVLGIARPGPYITGLEGAELGPFILGLAGLARFGHL